From one Neovison vison isolate M4711 chromosome 1, ASM_NN_V1, whole genome shotgun sequence genomic stretch:
- the EDN1 gene encoding endothelin-1, whose translation MDYFPMIFSLLFVAFQGAPEAAVLGAELSTGLDSGGEKPAPSAPWRARRSKRCSCSSLMDKECVYFCHLDIIWVNTPEHIVPYGLGSPSRSKRSLKDLFTTKATDHRKRCQCASQKDKKCWTFCQAGKELRDQDSVEKGWNDPKKGKDCFGLGEKCVHQQLVAGRKMKRLDAISNRIKTAFRVAKLKAGIYTERQVTHNRAH comes from the exons ATGGATTATTTCCCCATGATTTTCTCTCTGCTGTTTGTGGCTTTCCAAGGAGCTCCAGAAGCAG cGGTCTTGGGCGCGGAGCTCAGCACGGGCTTGGACAGCGGAGGGGAGAAGCCCGCCCCCAGTGCACCCTGGCGGGCCCGCCGGTCCAAGCGCTGCTCCTGCTCCTCCCTGATGGATAAAGAGTGCGTCTACTTCTGCCACCTCGACATCATCTGGGTCAACACTCCCGA GCACATTGTTCCCTATGGACTTGGAAGCCCTTCTAGGTCCAAACGATCCTTAAAGGATTTATTTACCACAAAGGCAACAGACCACAGGAAGAGATGTCAGTGTGCCagccaaaaagacaagaagtgcTGGACTTTTTGCCAAGCGGGAAAAGAACTCAG GGACCAAGACAGTGTGGAGAAGGGCTGGAATGACCCTAAGAAAGGCAAAGACTGTTTTGGGCTTGGAGAAAAGTGCGTTCATCAGCAGCTGGTggcaggaagaaaaatgaaaag GTTGGATGCCATCAGCAACCGCATCAAAACAGCTTTTCGTGTCGCAAAGCTGAAGGCGGGGATCTACACAGAGAGGCAAGTGACCCACAACCGAGCACACTGA